One Halarcobacter ebronensis genomic window carries:
- the soxC gene encoding sulfite dehydrogenase, translated as MTKVTNTSENFPDEVSDKKELSRRDFFRKTAVYSASAIAAANVLSPVNLKADDPAIIDEAEWGTKLGDMVTKNLYGMPSPYEHNVVRRTTDLLSSGDMYASVSMCPVHELSGIITPNGLFFTRNHGGTAHVDPAEFRLMIHGKVKREVVLTLDDLKKYPSESRIYFIECPANGSTGWRGPQFNNLQFMKGMMSCAEWTGVMLKTVLDDIGLEDDAVWMLSEGSDNAGNPRTIPVEKALDDAMLVWGQNGEALRPEQGYPLRLLVPGWEGNLNTKWLKRLEFSDKPWHSKEETSKYTLLQKSGKAIQYFWPNEVNSVITSPCHQKPWTNLKKGDLIEIEGLAWSGHGTIKHVDISFDGGDNWVEASLKGLVLPKAWTRFSYIFKWEGKPLLLTSRATDDSGNTQPTIDQETAAVGVESIYHRNGMVTWEVSANGEVNNVHIRKHKA; from the coding sequence ATGACAAAAGTTACTAATACTTCTGAAAATTTTCCCGATGAAGTTTCTGATAAAAAAGAGCTTAGTAGGAGAGATTTTTTTAGAAAAACTGCAGTCTATTCAGCAAGTGCTATTGCTGCAGCTAATGTTTTGTCTCCAGTTAATTTAAAAGCTGATGATCCCGCAATTATTGATGAAGCAGAGTGGGGGACAAAACTTGGTGACATGGTTACAAAAAATTTATATGGTATGCCTTCACCTTATGAACATAATGTTGTAAGAAGAACTACAGATTTACTTTCATCAGGTGATATGTATGCTTCTGTATCTATGTGCCCAGTACATGAATTAAGTGGAATAATCACACCAAATGGATTATTCTTTACTAGAAACCATGGTGGTACAGCTCATGTAGATCCAGCAGAATTTAGGTTAATGATTCATGGTAAAGTTAAAAGAGAGGTTGTTTTAACTTTAGATGATTTAAAAAAATATCCAAGTGAAAGTAGAATATATTTTATAGAGTGTCCTGCTAATGGTTCCACTGGTTGGAGAGGACCACAATTCAATAACTTACAATTTATGAAGGGTATGATGAGTTGTGCAGAGTGGACAGGTGTTATGCTAAAAACTGTATTAGATGATATTGGTTTAGAAGATGATGCAGTATGGATGCTTTCAGAAGGTAGTGATAATGCTGGAAATCCAAGAACAATTCCTGTTGAAAAAGCACTTGATGATGCAATGCTTGTTTGGGGACAAAATGGTGAAGCATTAAGACCTGAGCAAGGTTATCCTTTAAGACTTCTAGTTCCTGGATGGGAAGGAAACTTAAATACTAAATGGCTAAAAAGATTAGAGTTCTCAGACAAACCTTGGCACTCTAAAGAGGAGACTTCTAAATATACACTTCTTCAAAAAAGTGGTAAAGCAATTCAATATTTTTGGCCAAATGAAGTTAATTCAGTAATTACTTCTCCTTGTCATCAAAAACCTTGGACAAATCTTAAAAAAGGTGATTTAATTGAAATCGAAGGATTAGCTTGGTCTGGACACGGTACAATCAAACATGTTGACATCTCTTTCGATGGTGGTGACAACTGGGTTGAAGCTAGTTTAAAAGGCTTAGTTTTACCTAAAGCTTGGACTAGATTTAGCTACATCTTTAAATGGGAAGGGAAACCTTTACTTTTAACAAGTAGAGCAACTGATGATTCAGGTAATACTCAACCAACGATAGATCAAGAAACAGCAGCAGTTGGTGTTGAATCAATCTATCATAGAAATGGGATGGTTACTTGGGAAGTATCAGCAAATGGGGAGGTTAATAATGTTCACATTAGAAAACATAAGGCTTAA
- a CDS encoding DMT family transporter — protein MSEQKVYLLLGLCVLFWSGNFILGRFVSGDIQAVELAFFRWFFVIILTIPLLFKIDIKKVITIYKKNFIFLTFLAIVGITLFNTVLYIALHTTTATNALLINSIIPILILLFSFLILKSKITKVQTTGIVISTFGVIFLVLKGDLTNIFHLKFTHGDLWVIVSSLLWATYSTFIKLKPKDLNHVELFILVVYIGFIFLLPWYLSQGYSLDKEIMILKDNWYFFIYVSVFASLLSFYFWHIGIDTIGAERTGQFTHLMPLFGAILAFIFLGEVPYLYHLIGALFIALGIYLSLFIKK, from the coding sequence ATGAGTGAACAAAAAGTATATCTACTTTTAGGATTGTGTGTTCTATTTTGGTCAGGAAACTTTATTTTAGGAAGATTTGTAAGTGGAGATATTCAAGCAGTAGAATTGGCATTCTTTAGATGGTTTTTTGTTATTATTCTTACAATACCACTTCTATTTAAAATTGATATTAAAAAAGTTATTACTATATATAAAAAGAATTTTATTTTTCTAACATTTTTAGCTATTGTAGGGATTACTCTTTTTAATACGGTTCTTTATATAGCTTTACATACAACAACAGCTACCAATGCTCTATTGATTAACTCAATAATTCCTATTCTAATTCTTCTTTTCTCTTTTTTAATACTAAAAAGCAAAATTACAAAGGTACAAACAACAGGAATAGTTATATCAACTTTTGGTGTTATATTTTTAGTGCTTAAAGGAGATTTAACAAATATTTTTCATCTAAAATTTACCCATGGAGACTTATGGGTTATTGTAAGTTCACTTTTATGGGCAACCTACTCTACTTTTATAAAGTTAAAACCAAAAGACTTAAATCATGTGGAACTATTTATATTAGTAGTTTATATAGGTTTTATTTTCTTATTACCTTGGTATTTATCTCAAGGTTATAGTTTAGATAAAGAGATTATGATTCTAAAAGACAATTGGTATTTTTTTATCTATGTTTCTGTTTTTGCTTCTTTATTATCTTTTTATTTCTGGCATATAGGAATAGATACAATAGGAGCTGAAAGAACTGGACAATTCACTCACTTAATGCCACTTTTTGGTGCAATTTTAGCTTTTATTTTTTTGGGAGAAGTTCCATATCTCTACCACTTAATAGGAGCATTATTTATTGCTCTTGGAATTTATCTTTCACTATTTATAAAAAAATAA
- a CDS encoding SO_0444 family Cu/Zn efflux transporter has protein sequence MLYIEKFLSNFFLLIDAMSLYIMVGLLIAGILKQLIPDNFISKNLGTGSTSSVIKATLFGIPLPVCSCSVIPIAQGLKKEGASKGAVQSFLISTPITGVDSILATFSFFGLFFTIFRVVSSVIIAICVGLIQNFFDKKEEIKIVKPLFSTAPIQKEQSSSCCSSSCGCSEKSKSFSIKGVFTYAYVTLFSDMVKALFVGLILGALFTTFVPREYSSLLFENQVLTYFVILLIAIPLYTCATASLPIAAALMIQGMSAGAAFIFLTAGPATSAVTMSVIFKMLGKKSLIIYVSTIAVLSVVFGVLFDTFLGTVELLNISSSEENYSIFSRISSIIMLLLIFYYLLKPLFNKKESCCSGEKSSCCS, from the coding sequence ATGTTATATATTGAAAAGTTTTTATCTAATTTTTTTCTACTTATTGATGCTATGTCTTTATATATAATGGTTGGACTTTTAATTGCAGGGATTTTAAAACAGTTAATACCTGATAACTTTATCTCAAAAAATCTTGGTACAGGTTCTACCTCCTCTGTAATAAAAGCAACACTTTTTGGAATACCTCTTCCTGTTTGTTCTTGTTCTGTAATTCCAATAGCTCAAGGGCTTAAAAAAGAGGGTGCTAGTAAAGGTGCAGTACAGAGTTTTTTAATCTCTACACCTATAACTGGAGTTGACTCTATTTTAGCAACTTTTTCTTTTTTTGGTTTATTCTTTACAATTTTTAGAGTAGTAAGTTCAGTTATTATTGCTATATGTGTGGGATTGATTCAAAACTTTTTTGATAAAAAAGAGGAAATTAAAATTGTAAAACCTCTTTTTTCAACAGCTCCTATACAAAAAGAACAGAGTAGTAGTTGTTGTAGCTCATCTTGTGGTTGTTCTGAAAAATCAAAAAGTTTTTCTATAAAAGGAGTTTTTACTTATGCATATGTAACTCTTTTCTCAGATATGGTAAAAGCACTTTTTGTTGGACTTATCTTGGGAGCTTTGTTTACAACTTTTGTTCCAAGAGAGTACTCTTCATTACTTTTTGAGAATCAAGTTTTAACATATTTTGTGATTTTATTAATTGCTATTCCTCTTTATACTTGTGCAACAGCTTCACTGCCAATTGCAGCTGCATTAATGATTCAAGGTATGAGTGCAGGTGCTGCATTTATTTTTTTAACAGCTGGTCCTGCAACAAGTGCTGTTACTATGAGTGTAATATTTAAAATGTTGGGTAAAAAGTCTTTAATAATATATGTTTCAACTATCGCAGTACTTTCTGTTGTTTTTGGAGTTCTTTTTGATACTTTTTTGGGTACAGTTGAACTTTTAAATATTAGTAGTAGTGAAGAGAATTACTCAATTTTTAGTAGAATAAGCTCAATTATAATGCTTCTTTTAATCTTTTATTATCTATTAAAACCTTTATTTAATAAAAAAGAGAGTTGTTGTAGTGGTGAAAAGAGTAGTTGTTGCTCATAA
- a CDS encoding GGDEF domain-containing protein, whose translation MGKYVIACIVNDIQILDGLYNKISRIVDSDYIVESYVNAEQALIGCYNYIIAGNEILITILGNNNSEMSIDKFIVELNKNSPNTKNILFEDVATIDSLKRIINEASIYQIIPKRFDQVDLELIILEAIKQNAVEKRLKDYQRVLESAVERRTKELNDINVKLEILATTDSLSGVNNRRSFYESSGPMIRYSRRENKKLAVLMIDIDKFKMINDIYGHATGDKVIKLMAQKTQGVLRKSDIFGRLGGEEFAVVLPNTSERGAMKAAENIRFEVENLEIKSPKNEIVKFTVSVGVTMLHSDDPDLDTILHRADLALYDAKRAGRNRVCLSKTDLNAEA comes from the coding sequence GTGGGTAAATATGTGATTGCTTGTATCGTAAATGATATTCAAATCTTAGATGGACTATATAATAAAATATCTAGAATAGTAGATTCTGACTATATTGTAGAAAGCTATGTAAATGCTGAACAAGCATTAATTGGTTGTTATAACTATATTATTGCAGGAAATGAAATACTTATAACAATTTTAGGTAATAATAATTCAGAAATGTCTATTGATAAGTTTATTGTAGAACTTAACAAAAACTCCCCAAATACAAAAAATATTCTTTTTGAAGATGTAGCAACTATTGATTCTTTAAAAAGAATAATAAATGAAGCCTCTATTTACCAAATAATACCAAAAAGATTTGATCAAGTTGATTTAGAGTTAATAATTCTTGAAGCAATAAAACAAAATGCAGTTGAAAAAAGATTAAAAGATTATCAAAGAGTATTAGAAAGTGCGGTTGAAAGAAGAACAAAAGAGTTAAATGATATAAATGTAAAACTTGAGATTTTAGCTACAACTGACTCATTAAGTGGAGTAAACAATAGAAGAAGTTTTTATGAATCTTCAGGACCAATGATTAGATACTCAAGACGAGAAAATAAAAAGCTTGCTGTACTTATGATTGATATTGATAAATTTAAAATGATAAATGATATTTATGGTCATGCAACAGGAGACAAAGTTATCAAATTGATGGCTCAAAAAACACAAGGTGTATTAAGAAAATCTGATATCTTTGGAAGACTTGGTGGAGAAGAGTTTGCAGTTGTTTTACCAAATACTTCTGAAAGAGGAGCAATGAAAGCTGCAGAAAACATTAGATTTGAAGTTGAAAATCTTGAAATTAAGAGTCCAAAAAATGAGATAGTAAAATTTACAGTAAGTGTTGGTGTTACAATGCTTCATTCAGATGATCCTGATTTAGATACTATCCTTCACAGAGCAGACCTAGCCTTATATGATGCAAAAAGAGCAGGAAGAAATAGAGTATGCCTTTCTAAAACAGACCTTAATGCTGAAGCTTGA
- the rmuC gene encoding DNA recombination protein RmuC, producing MQIDTNLYLIIFFTFLLGAAVAVLVTWLVLKQRVSLLEEKIELTHESYESLVENLKTSIMKLEEDLLLKDKTNEEKISLLEKNFAEKMEYEKNTAKIKQDSLTQSFEDKKEQIKGEFAIKEEALKEKIELLESSKEKLKIEFENLANKLFEENQKKSTNNLTQMLTPFKEQLASFGKRVNDIYNDETKQRVSLLTEIKNLKELNNQISQDAINLTKALKGENKTQGDWGELILSKILEQTGLREGVEYTTQGSFTDENGKRLRPDVIVHLPQDKDIVIDSKVSLTAYLNYSEAQDDVQKDLATKDLIKSIYAHIKALSVKSYENIEDVKSLDFVLMFIPIEGAFMLAASSDNNLFKTAFENNIMLVSPSTLFATLRTIENIWRYEHQNENALIISKKAADLYDKFSNFVTDMEAIGLNIARSQKAYDDAMNKLSTGKGNLLRRSEEFIELGVKAKKRIDSKKMIGE from the coding sequence ATGCAAATTGATACAAATCTTTATTTAATTATTTTTTTTACTTTTCTCTTAGGTGCAGCAGTTGCAGTATTAGTAACTTGGCTAGTTCTTAAACAAAGGGTATCCCTTTTGGAAGAAAAAATTGAACTAACCCATGAATCTTATGAGAGTTTGGTAGAGAATTTAAAAACCTCTATAATGAAACTTGAAGAGGATCTACTCTTAAAAGATAAAACAAATGAAGAAAAAATCTCTCTTTTGGAGAAAAATTTTGCAGAAAAAATGGAGTATGAAAAAAATACTGCCAAAATAAAACAAGACTCTTTGACTCAATCTTTTGAAGATAAAAAAGAGCAGATAAAAGGTGAGTTTGCTATAAAAGAGGAGGCTTTAAAAGAAAAAATTGAACTTTTAGAGTCTTCAAAAGAGAAATTAAAAATAGAGTTCGAAAACCTAGCAAATAAACTTTTTGAAGAGAATCAAAAAAAATCTACAAATAACTTGACTCAAATGTTAACGCCTTTTAAAGAGCAATTGGCAAGTTTTGGGAAAAGAGTAAATGATATCTATAATGATGAAACAAAACAGAGAGTCTCTTTATTAACAGAGATTAAAAACCTAAAAGAGCTAAATAACCAAATCTCTCAAGATGCAATAAATCTTACAAAAGCACTAAAAGGTGAAAATAAAACCCAAGGTGATTGGGGAGAGTTGATTTTATCTAAAATTTTAGAACAAACAGGACTTAGAGAGGGAGTAGAATATACAACTCAAGGCTCTTTTACAGATGAAAATGGTAAAAGACTAAGACCAGATGTAATTGTTCATTTGCCTCAAGATAAAGATATTGTAATTGATTCAAAAGTCTCTTTGACTGCTTATTTAAACTATAGTGAAGCACAAGACGATGTACAAAAAGATTTAGCTACAAAAGATTTGATTAAATCAATTTACGCTCATATAAAAGCTTTGAGTGTAAAAAGCTATGAAAATATTGAAGATGTAAAAAGTTTAGATTTTGTTTTGATGTTTATTCCTATTGAAGGGGCTTTTATGCTTGCTGCTTCAAGTGATAATAATCTATTTAAAACGGCCTTTGAAAACAATATCATGTTAGTTTCACCTTCAACACTCTTTGCAACTCTAAGAACAATAGAGAATATATGGAGATACGAACATCAAAATGAAAATGCTCTTATAATTTCAAAAAAAGCAGCTGATCTTTATGACAAGTTTTCAAATTTTGTAACTGATATGGAAGCGATTGGATTAAATATTGCAAGAAGTCAAAAAGCTTATGATGATGCTATGAATAAACTAAGTACTGGAAAAGGAAACTTATTAAGAAGAAGTGAAGAGTTTATTGAACTAGGAGTTAAAGCTAAAAAGAGAATTGACTCCAAAAAAATGATTGGTGAATAG
- a CDS encoding molybdopterin molybdotransferase MoeA: MKKFIDYDESLTILSNIEFKVKNKEKSFLTNSLGKIVAEDIIANDNSPILPTSGMDGYAIRFEDQEKEFIEIIDKNPAGTVIESEVTNGTTIKTFTGSLMPKGSDTLIPIENVEVKDNKIYITQKVAKGFAVRAIGENYKQGEVLIKKGTLIGFAEIGVLASLNISQIYVYSAPIVSIASTGSEILDIGEEQTNNSQIRSSNHFTIEALAKKAGAKTIQMGTVKDDMDSITEMMTNALEHSDIVVTTGGVSKGDYDFVQDVVKDRLKAEVLFHGVKVKPGGPILIAKKENKLIVSLPGFAYSSTVCAIIYLLPMIYKFMGTKRELPIVKARIDRDFPLLMKKTIFTACNVKYIEGEYKIDFDGKKQGTSAILTNMLENPALLIQKEDSQDIKANDLVDIILLNELK; encoded by the coding sequence ATGAAAAAATTTATTGATTATGATGAGTCTTTAACAATCTTAAGTAATATCGAATTTAAAGTTAAAAATAAGGAAAAATCTTTTTTAACAAACTCTCTCGGTAAAATCGTTGCAGAGGATATAATTGCGAATGACAATTCACCAATACTACCAACTTCTGGGATGGATGGCTATGCAATCAGATTTGAAGATCAGGAAAAAGAATTTATAGAGATTATTGATAAAAATCCTGCAGGGACAGTAATAGAATCTGAAGTTACTAATGGAACAACTATTAAAACTTTTACAGGTTCACTTATGCCAAAAGGTTCTGATACTTTAATACCAATTGAAAATGTTGAAGTAAAAGATAATAAAATTTATATAACGCAAAAAGTTGCAAAAGGTTTTGCAGTAAGAGCAATAGGTGAAAACTATAAACAAGGAGAAGTTCTTATTAAAAAAGGAACTCTTATTGGTTTTGCTGAAATAGGAGTTTTAGCTTCACTTAATATATCTCAAATTTATGTATATAGCGCACCAATAGTTAGTATTGCAAGTACAGGAAGTGAGATACTTGATATTGGAGAAGAGCAAACAAATAATTCTCAAATAAGAAGTTCAAATCACTTTACCATTGAAGCGTTAGCAAAAAAAGCTGGAGCTAAAACTATTCAAATGGGGACAGTAAAAGATGATATGGATAGTATTACTGAAATGATGACAAATGCTTTAGAACATTCAGATATTGTTGTAACAACAGGTGGTGTTTCTAAAGGAGATTATGATTTTGTACAAGATGTTGTAAAAGATAGACTAAAAGCTGAAGTTTTATTTCATGGTGTAAAAGTTAAACCAGGTGGTCCTATTTTAATAGCAAAAAAAGAGAATAAACTTATTGTCTCTCTGCCAGGATTTGCATACTCATCAACAGTTTGTGCAATTATCTACCTTCTTCCTATGATTTATAAGTTTATGGGAACAAAAAGAGAACTTCCAATAGTAAAAGCTAGAATAGATAGAGATTTTCCACTACTTATGAAAAAAACCATCTTTACTGCTTGTAATGTTAAATATATTGAAGGAGAGTATAAAATAGATTTTGATGGTAAAAAACAAGGTACAAGTGCTATTTTAACAAATATGTTAGAAAATCCTGCTCTTTTAATACAAAAAGAGGATAGTCAAGATATAAAAGCTAATGATTTAGTTGATATCATTTTATTAAATGAATTGAAATAA
- a CDS encoding c-type cytochrome: MFTLENIRLNKIVVSSTVIATALLISACSTTTRSVDGAVKYEVKDGKYTSYHVNTQKVVGKYNYGRTPTKTEIAAWDKDVMPDGTGLPEYDVKQGKVVLDDDGKPKKAEGSVEWGAELYDEQCAMCHGEFGTGGKGYPPLSAGTASTSSLKNQLLNPADENPGVEPPVKVIGTYWPYASTLFWYIQDSMPFPHPKSLSNSETYALVAYLLMENGVKIDGVDLEDDFVLDKEKFLKIKMPNADGFYPNVDTPENPKKGVENIKTFLSDPKNYGTGTRCMNDCIKGDVPVLRIKNELNDFNPPASTERSWKEVGAKEVSQEQKNYETYCAACHANDAIGAPVVGDKDAWEEVVAQGMDAVYANGLNGINAMPPKGGSDLSDEEFKKVVDFMINSSK; encoded by the coding sequence ATGTTCACATTAGAAAACATAAGGCTTAATAAAATAGTAGTAAGTTCTACTGTAATAGCTACAGCATTATTAATTTCTGCATGTTCTACAACAACAAGATCAGTTGATGGTGCTGTTAAGTATGAAGTTAAAGATGGTAAATATACCTCTTATCATGTAAACACTCAAAAAGTAGTTGGTAAATATAACTATGGAAGAACTCCAACAAAAACAGAAATTGCAGCTTGGGATAAAGATGTTATGCCAGATGGAACAGGATTACCTGAATATGATGTGAAACAAGGGAAAGTTGTTTTAGATGATGATGGTAAACCTAAAAAAGCTGAGGGTTCAGTTGAGTGGGGTGCAGAGTTATATGATGAACAATGTGCAATGTGTCATGGTGAATTTGGAACAGGTGGTAAAGGTTATCCTCCATTATCAGCTGGTACTGCTTCAACATCATCATTGAAAAATCAATTGTTAAATCCTGCAGATGAGAATCCAGGAGTTGAGCCTCCCGTTAAAGTGATAGGTACTTATTGGCCATATGCAAGTACTTTATTTTGGTACATTCAAGACTCTATGCCTTTCCCTCATCCAAAATCATTATCTAATAGTGAAACCTATGCATTAGTTGCATATCTTTTAATGGAAAATGGTGTAAAGATTGATGGTGTAGATTTAGAAGATGATTTTGTCTTAGACAAAGAGAAATTCTTAAAAATCAAAATGCCAAATGCAGATGGTTTTTATCCAAATGTAGATACTCCTGAAAACCCTAAAAAAGGTGTTGAAAATATTAAAACATTTTTAAGTGACCCTAAAAATTATGGAACAGGTACAAGATGTATGAATGATTGTATCAAAGGTGATGTTCCAGTTCTTAGAATTAAAAATGAATTAAATGATTTTAACCCTCCAGCTTCAACTGAGAGATCTTGGAAAGAAGTGGGTGCAAAAGAGGTTTCTCAAGAGCAAAAAAATTATGAAACTTATTGTGCTGCTTGTCATGCAAATGACGCAATAGGAGCACCTGTAGTTGGAGACAAAGATGCTTGGGAAGAGGTAGTTGCGCAAGGTATGGATGCAGTATATGCAAATGGTTTAAATGGTATCAATGCAATGCCACCAAAAGGTGGATCAGATCTATCTGATGAAGAGTTTAAAAAAGTTGTTGATTTTATGATCAACTCTAGTAAATAA
- the soxX gene encoding sulfur oxidation c-type cytochrome SoxX translates to MKLIKSLVVATAISTLTVTLSSANDDLVKEGEKIFNTKNLGNCLACHDVNGKKIDGPGSMGPKLQALKYWPDEALYNKIYDPYTDNPISQMPAFGRNGWLSDSEIKAVVAYLKTVE, encoded by the coding sequence ATGAAATTAATCAAAAGTTTAGTTGTAGCTACAGCTATTAGTACTCTTACTGTTACTTTATCATCAGCAAATGATGATTTAGTAAAAGAAGGTGAAAAGATTTTTAATACAAAAAATCTTGGAAACTGTTTAGCGTGTCATGATGTTAATGGTAAGAAAATTGATGGACCAGGTAGTATGGGACCAAAACTTCAAGCTTTGAAATATTGGCCTGATGAAGCTTTGTATAACAAAATTTATGACCCATATACAGATAATCCAATCTCACAAATGCCAGCATTTGGTAGAAATGGATGGTTAAGTGATTCAGAAATTAAAGCAGTTGTTGCTTATTTAAAAACTGTTGAATAA
- a CDS encoding YbgC/FadM family acyl-CoA thioesterase encodes MKIRVYYEDTDIGGVVYYANYLKFCERARSNLFFEKGMTPHQESEFFVVKKVEADYIKSATFADILEVTSEVLSKKGATVEIFHKIFRGEELLFEAKIMLVYLKNNKPSRIPKEILEIF; translated from the coding sequence ATGAAAATTAGAGTATATTATGAAGATACAGATATAGGTGGTGTTGTTTATTATGCAAACTATCTAAAATTTTGTGAAAGAGCAAGAAGTAATCTCTTTTTTGAGAAAGGTATGACACCACATCAAGAGAGTGAATTTTTTGTTGTAAAAAAAGTTGAAGCAGATTATATAAAATCAGCTACTTTTGCTGATATTTTAGAAGTTACATCAGAGGTTTTATCAAAAAAAGGTGCAACTGTAGAAATTTTTCATAAGATATTTAGAGGTGAAGAGTTACTCTTTGAAGCAAAAATCATGCTAGTTTATCTAAAAAATAACAAACCATCAAGAATTCCAAAAGAAATTTTAGAAATTTTTTAA
- a CDS encoding M48 family metallopeptidase codes for MLEIFVVLYCLYFLLTTYTSIMQIGFVKNARGLKAIILDENRYLEAANYSIEKERMAILSSFYSFILFILWIGFGLQTLDSFVNIESSWLKAVVFIDLFIIINWILGLPFDLYSTFNLDKKYGFSNMTPALFIKDTIKTAILFLVFGSLVIAAISWIISSFNTWWVWGFVFIFAVIILINMLYPVIRDKMFDKFEPLKDKELESKIENLLNQVGFKSKGVFSVDASKRDNRLNAYFGGLGTTKRVVLFDTLIEKLSHNELLAVLGHELGHFKNGDILKNIAIMGFVMFVFFAIFGNISEEMFLGLRLNNEPYAIIAIFLIFSPIFSFFLMPLISLISRHNEYAADEFGSNMQSKEDLVSALLKLANENKSFPLSHPLYIFFYYSHPPLVERFKELGFDVHEKSDEALKDSIYAN; via the coding sequence GTGTTAGAAATTTTTGTTGTTTTATACTGTTTATATTTTCTCCTTACAACTTATACTTCTATAATGCAAATTGGTTTTGTAAAAAATGCGAGAGGATTAAAAGCAATTATTCTTGATGAAAATAGATATCTTGAAGCTGCAAACTATTCAATAGAAAAGGAGAGAATGGCAATTCTCTCTTCTTTTTATAGTTTTATTCTTTTTATTTTGTGGATAGGTTTTGGATTACAAACCCTTGATTCTTTCGTAAATATTGAATCTTCATGGCTCAAAGCAGTAGTTTTTATTGATCTGTTTATAATTATAAATTGGATTTTGGGGCTTCCTTTTGATTTATACTCAACTTTTAACCTAGATAAAAAATATGGCTTTTCAAATATGACACCAGCGCTATTTATCAAAGATACAATAAAAACAGCCATTTTATTTTTGGTTTTTGGCTCTTTAGTTATAGCTGCAATCTCTTGGATAATAAGCAGTTTTAACACTTGGTGGGTTTGGGGATTTGTTTTTATTTTTGCGGTAATTATCTTAATTAATATGCTATATCCAGTAATAAGAGATAAGATGTTTGATAAATTTGAACCTTTAAAAGATAAAGAGTTAGAATCAAAAATAGAGAATCTATTAAATCAAGTTGGATTTAAAAGCAAAGGAGTTTTCTCTGTTGATGCTAGTAAAAGAGATAATAGATTAAATGCTTATTTTGGTGGTCTTGGAACTACAAAAAGGGTTGTCTTATTTGACACCTTAATAGAAAAACTCTCTCATAATGAACTTTTAGCAGTTCTAGGTCATGAGTTGGGGCATTTTAAAAATGGTGATATCTTAAAAAATATAGCAATCATGGGATTTGTTATGTTTGTATTTTTTGCAATCTTTGGAAACATTAGTGAAGAGATGTTTTTAGGACTTAGATTAAACAATGAACCCTATGCAATTATTGCAATATTTTTAATTTTTTCACCTATTTTTTCATTCTTTTTAATGCCATTAATCTCTTTGATTTCAAGACATAATGAGTATGCAGCAGATGAATTTGGCTCAAATATGCAAAGTAAAGAGGATTTGGTTAGTGCTTTATTAAAATTGGCAAATGAGAATAAATCATTTCCTCTGTCTCATCCTTTGTATATATTCTTTTATTACTCTCATCCTCCTTTGGTTGAAAGGTTTAAAGAGTTAGGTTTTGATGTTCATGAAAAAAGTGATGAGGCTTTGAAAGATAGTATTTATGCAAATTGA